In a single window of the Desulfovibrio sp. Fe33 genome:
- the nth gene encoding endonuclease III, which produces MNKKERAAEIFDRLSKRYPSPKPALNYGTPWELLVATALSAQCTDERVNMVTPVFFERWPEIKDAAEADVTEIEEVVRSTGFFRNKAKNIKAAAQRIMSEYGGEVPRTMAELVTLGGVARKTASIVLSNAFGVNEGIAVDTHVKRLTFRMGLTTKTDPIQIEKDLMPLFPRDQWGDVNHSLVFFGREVCPARKPKCDICELADICPKKGVE; this is translated from the coding sequence ATGAACAAGAAAGAACGCGCGGCTGAAATTTTCGACCGTCTCTCGAAACGGTACCCCTCCCCCAAACCGGCTCTGAACTACGGCACTCCCTGGGAGCTGCTCGTGGCCACGGCCCTGTCCGCACAATGCACCGACGAGCGGGTGAACATGGTCACACCCGTCTTCTTCGAGCGTTGGCCCGAAATCAAGGATGCGGCCGAGGCCGACGTGACCGAAATCGAAGAGGTGGTCCGCTCGACCGGATTCTTCCGAAACAAGGCCAAGAACATCAAGGCCGCCGCGCAACGCATAATGAGCGAATACGGCGGAGAGGTCCCCCGGACCATGGCCGAGCTCGTCACTTTGGGCGGCGTGGCCCGCAAGACTGCGAGCATCGTGCTCTCCAACGCCTTCGGCGTAAACGAGGGCATCGCGGTGGACACGCACGTCAAGCGGCTGACCTTCCGCATGGGGCTGACGACCAAGACCGATCCCATTCAGATCGAAAAAGACCTCATGCCTCTTTTCCCGCGCGACCAATGGGGCGACGTAAACCATTCCCTGGTCTTCTTCGGCCGGGAAGTCTGTCCGGCCCGCAAACCCAAATGTGACATCTGCGAATTGGCCGACATCTGTCCGAAAAAGGGAGTCGAATAA
- the cutA gene encoding divalent-cation tolerance protein CutA: MSESFIYITCADEAEAESVGSMLVQRRLAACVNILPGMKSLYWWQGKLERGREAVLIAKTRTELVDALTEAVKEAHGYEVPCVVAMPISGGNQDFLAWIRNETAK, encoded by the coding sequence ATGTCCGAATCATTTATCTACATCACTTGCGCGGACGAGGCCGAAGCGGAATCCGTCGGGTCCATGCTCGTGCAAAGGCGGCTTGCGGCCTGCGTGAACATCCTTCCCGGCATGAAGTCGCTCTACTGGTGGCAGGGAAAGCTTGAACGGGGCAGGGAAGCCGTGCTCATCGCCAAGACCAGGACCGAACTGGTGGATGCGCTGACCGAAGCGGTCAAGGAGGCCCATGGATACGAGGTCCCCTGCGTCGTGGCCATGCCCATTTCAGGCGGCAACCAGGACTTTCTCGCGTGGATTCGGAACGAGACGGCCAAGTAG
- a CDS encoding carbohydrate kinase family protein, whose translation MQIYISGSLAFDRIMTFPDKFSNHILPDKIHILNVSFLVNGLVERFGGTAGNIAYNLSLLGVKSTILSQVGKDFGPYDQRLQQYGLSVGGIRTIEQEFTAGCYITTDMSDNQINGFNPGAMKYPCQYDMSRIDPSDAIGLIAPGNINDMIAHPKYYREHGIPYIFDPGQQIPALSGDQLKEAISGAEILIVNDYELEMIKKATGMTKAELLENAAYLITTLGENGSIVSCGNKDTAVGVVPAGEVLDPTGAGDAYRAGLLKGLSMGKTVAEAAKLGATCATYAVEFKGTQEHSFTLKEFTERYESVFGPLE comes from the coding sequence ATGCAGATTTATATTTCCGGTTCCCTCGCTTTCGACCGCATCATGACTTTCCCCGACAAGTTCTCCAACCACATTCTGCCGGACAAGATTCATATTCTCAACGTCTCCTTCCTGGTCAACGGCCTGGTGGAGCGGTTCGGCGGGACGGCGGGCAACATCGCCTACAACCTGTCTCTGCTGGGCGTGAAGTCCACCATTCTCAGCCAGGTCGGGAAGGACTTTGGTCCCTACGACCAGCGGCTTCAGCAGTATGGGCTTTCCGTGGGCGGCATTCGGACCATCGAGCAGGAGTTCACCGCCGGTTGCTACATCACCACCGACATGTCCGACAACCAGATCAACGGGTTCAATCCCGGCGCCATGAAGTACCCCTGTCAGTACGACATGAGCCGCATCGATCCGTCCGACGCCATCGGCCTTATCGCTCCGGGCAACATCAATGACATGATCGCTCATCCCAAGTACTACCGCGAGCACGGCATTCCCTATATTTTCGATCCGGGCCAGCAGATTCCGGCCCTGTCGGGCGATCAGCTCAAGGAAGCCATCAGCGGGGCGGAAATTCTCATCGTCAACGACTATGAGCTGGAAATGATTAAGAAGGCGACCGGCATGACCAAGGCCGAACTTCTTGAAAACGCGGCCTATCTGATTACGACCCTCGGCGAAAACGGTTCCATCGTCAGTTGCGGCAACAAGGACACGGCCGTCGGCGTGGTCCCGGCGGGCGAAGTGCTTGATCCCACCGGCGCGGGCGACGCCTATCGGGCGGGGCTGCTCAAGGGATTGTCCATGGGCAAGACCGTCGCCGAGGCGGCCAAGCTGGGAGCCACCTGCGCCACCTACGCGGTGGAGTTCAAGGGCACCCAGGAACACTCCTTCACCCTGAAGGAATTTACGGAACGCTACGAGTCGGTCTTCGGGCCTCTCGAATAG
- a CDS encoding phosphotransferase family protein, with protein sequence MIELKVRAIESYLRSVYGDDARLLGAGDIGSLDAQGMKGFGYGKPLLVRFETGGEVREAVFSIMKGDRYGHQFYWDRASILMSQYETSARMERHARPLGLGYVNGSDALVPVTDPKEFFIVSEKLEGYDYFRDLERIRESGLRDADVDMARAFARWLAEVHAAKLDDPSLYARRIRNLLGASECIFGLVDEAFPRNYAFFDDRRFKALEKRLIDWRWKLKGYAHRLSAVHGDFHPWNVLVTDDGRFSVLDRSRGEWGEPGGDLASMAMNYLLWSLYGRDRLAEPFETLYRAYFEEYLACTGDTEVLEVLAPFCVFRGLVIASPEWYPDHPESVRRRLFNFVSNVVEDEVFDWEHVNRYLE encoded by the coding sequence ATGATCGAACTCAAGGTCCGGGCCATCGAATCGTATTTGCGCAGTGTGTACGGCGATGACGCCCGCCTCCTAGGGGCGGGCGACATCGGCAGCCTTGACGCGCAAGGCATGAAGGGGTTCGGCTACGGCAAACCGCTGCTCGTCCGTTTCGAGACGGGCGGCGAGGTCCGGGAGGCTGTGTTTTCGATCATGAAGGGCGACAGGTACGGCCACCAGTTCTACTGGGACCGCGCGTCCATCCTGATGTCCCAGTATGAGACTTCGGCGCGCATGGAGCGCCACGCCCGCCCCCTCGGGCTTGGGTATGTGAACGGCTCGGACGCGCTTGTGCCGGTGACGGACCCCAAGGAGTTCTTCATCGTCAGCGAGAAGCTCGAAGGGTACGACTACTTTCGCGATCTGGAGCGTATCAGGGAGAGCGGGCTGCGCGACGCGGACGTCGACATGGCCCGCGCGTTCGCCCGGTGGCTGGCTGAAGTGCACGCGGCCAAGCTGGACGATCCGTCCCTGTACGCGAGACGCATTCGCAACCTGCTGGGGGCCAGCGAGTGCATTTTCGGCCTGGTGGACGAGGCGTTTCCCAGGAACTACGCCTTCTTCGATGACCGGCGGTTCAAGGCGTTGGAAAAGCGTCTCATTGACTGGCGCTGGAAGCTCAAGGGGTATGCCCATCGGTTGAGTGCTGTACATGGTGATTTCCATCCGTGGAACGTCCTTGTGACCGACGACGGCCGTTTTTCGGTGCTGGACCGCAGCCGGGGCGAGTGGGGCGAGCCCGGCGGCGACCTAGCCAGCATGGCCATGAATTATCTGCTCTGGTCCCTGTACGGGCGCGACAGGTTGGCCGAGCCTTTCGAAACGCTCTACCGAGCCTATTTCGAGGAATACCTGGCCTGCACAGGCGATACCGAGGTTCTCGAAGTCCTGGCGCCGTTCTGCGTGTTTCGGGGGCTGGTCATCGCTTCGCCCGAGTGGTATCCGGATCATCCCGAATCCGTGCGCCGTCGCCTGTTCAATTTCGTGTCCAACGTCGTCGAGGACGAAGTCTTCGATTGGGAACACGTCAACAGGTATCTGGAGTAG
- a CDS encoding adenylyl-sulfate kinase, whose product MTGGGGRRGWAVWIVGLPGCGKSTLARGVRDALAARGVDAVLLHMDERRKAYFPNPTYTAEERETAYALFAEEAARLTDQGRNVIMDGSAYRASMRRYARGLIPRFAEIFVHCDLETAMAREAARPAGQVMAGLYRKALERRETGRSFEGLGEVIGVDAPFERDPAAEFVIDNTALSREKTLGNTLHFLDTWLASA is encoded by the coding sequence ATGACGGGCGGAGGCGGACGGCGGGGCTGGGCGGTCTGGATCGTCGGATTGCCGGGCTGCGGCAAGTCGACCTTGGCGCGCGGCGTGCGCGACGCCCTTGCGGCCCGGGGCGTGGACGCTGTACTGTTGCACATGGACGAGCGGCGCAAGGCATATTTCCCGAATCCGACGTATACCGCGGAGGAGCGAGAGACCGCTTATGCCCTGTTCGCCGAGGAGGCGGCCAGGCTGACCGATCAGGGGCGCAACGTCATCATGGACGGCTCGGCCTACCGGGCGTCAATGCGGCGGTACGCGCGTGGATTGATCCCCCGGTTCGCCGAGATTTTCGTACATTGCGATCTGGAAACGGCCATGGCACGCGAGGCTGCCCGTCCCGCAGGCCAGGTCATGGCCGGTCTATATCGAAAGGCGTTGGAGCGGCGGGAAACAGGCCGCAGTTTCGAGGGGTTGGGTGAGGTCATCGGTGTCGATGCGCCCTTCGAGCGGGACCCGGCAGCCGAGTTCGTCATCGATAATACCGCACTCTCCCGCGAGAAAACCTTGGGAAACACCTTGCACTTTCTGGACACTTGGCTCGCCAGTGCGTAA
- the miaB gene encoding tRNA (N6-isopentenyl adenosine(37)-C2)-methylthiotransferase MiaB → MKFHITTFGCQMNVHDSQWLARALESRGWEETGEEDAQVYILNTCSVREKPEQKVYSELGRVAAHLKRDENVFAAVGGCVAQQVGKGFFDRFPFVRLVFGSDGIAGAPNALERIAGGKDDRVALLDFVTLYEEREQPDEPVALGDTRQAFVNIMQGCDNFCSYCIVPYTRGRQKSRTPDAILDECRALIDSGVREITLLGQNVNSFGLDKGGVGVSFAELLRSVAAIPGLDRLRFTTSHPKDIAEEVVRAFGELPNLCPSLHLPMQAGSDRVLKAMRRKYDIERYLSIVDGLRKARPDISLTTDLIVGFPGETEEDFRQTLEMVERVGFESSFSFKYSDRPGVAAVNMEPKVPAEEASERLLRLQTLQNNITRKCLKNQLGARTDAFIEGLSRMQDGESISWKGRDPAGRIVNVSMEETAGLTGMMVPVEIKEAKKHSLVGERAGEPW, encoded by the coding sequence ATGAAATTCCATATCACCACCTTCGGGTGCCAGATGAACGTCCACGACTCGCAGTGGCTTGCCCGCGCCCTGGAAAGCAGGGGGTGGGAGGAGACCGGCGAGGAAGACGCCCAGGTATATATCCTCAATACATGCAGCGTGCGCGAAAAGCCCGAACAGAAGGTTTATAGCGAACTCGGTCGCGTTGCGGCCCACCTCAAGCGCGACGAAAACGTCTTTGCCGCCGTGGGCGGCTGCGTGGCCCAACAGGTCGGGAAGGGCTTTTTCGATCGTTTTCCCTTCGTTCGGCTGGTGTTCGGTTCGGACGGCATCGCGGGCGCGCCCAACGCGCTGGAGCGCATTGCCGGGGGCAAGGACGATCGCGTGGCGCTGCTCGATTTCGTCACCCTGTACGAGGAGCGCGAACAGCCGGACGAGCCGGTCGCCTTGGGCGACACCCGGCAGGCCTTCGTCAACATCATGCAGGGGTGCGACAACTTCTGCTCCTACTGCATCGTGCCCTACACGCGCGGACGTCAGAAGTCCCGCACACCGGACGCCATTCTCGACGAGTGCCGCGCCCTGATCGACAGCGGCGTGCGGGAAATTACCCTGCTCGGCCAGAACGTCAACAGCTTCGGCCTGGACAAGGGCGGGGTGGGCGTGAGTTTCGCCGAGCTTTTGCGTTCCGTGGCCGCCATTCCCGGGCTGGATCGGCTGCGTTTCACCACTTCGCATCCCAAGGATATCGCCGAGGAGGTCGTCCGAGCCTTCGGCGAGCTGCCGAATCTTTGCCCTTCGCTGCATCTGCCGATGCAGGCCGGGTCGGACCGTGTGCTCAAGGCCATGCGCCGCAAGTACGATATCGAGCGCTATCTTTCCATAGTGGACGGTCTGCGCAAGGCGCGGCCGGATATCAGCCTGACCACGGACCTGATCGTCGGGTTCCCCGGCGAGACCGAGGAAGACTTCCGGCAGACCCTTGAAATGGTCGAACGGGTCGGTTTCGAGTCGAGCTTTTCCTTCAAGTATTCCGACCGTCCGGGCGTCGCGGCGGTGAATATGGAGCCGAAGGTTCCGGCCGAAGAGGCCTCGGAGCGGTTGCTGCGCTTGCAGACTCTGCAAAATAATATTACTAGAAAATGTCTAAAGAATCAGTTGGGCGCGCGGACTGACGCGTTTATCGAGGGGTTGAGCCGTATGCAGGATGGAGAATCCATATCCTGGAAAGGGCGAGACCCGGCCGGACGCATCGTTAACGTATCCATGGAGGAGACGGCCGGTTTGACCGGCATGATGGTTCCGGTCGAGATCAAGGAAGCCAAGAAACACTCCCTGGTGGGAGAGAGGGCGGGCGAGCCGTGGTAA